One window of Mauremys reevesii isolate NIE-2019 linkage group 4, ASM1616193v1, whole genome shotgun sequence genomic DNA carries:
- the LOC120403019 gene encoding acyl-coenzyme A amino acid N-acyltransferase 2-like, whose translation MIQLRVTPESSLADTSVRIHVSGLAPTQLVTLQLSLTDERGVNFQARAFYRADEAGEVDVEQAAATGGDYVGIWPMGLFWFLKPEKFFHRLVKRDVMSPFCFQLDLFDSCHLLPSSQVVPLATCTVERWYVGPGVERVPIKEGRVRGALFLPPGPGPFPGVIDMFGGAGGLIEFRASLLASRGYAVLALAFFGYDDLPRVLVEMDLEYFEEAANLLLKHPKVRGPGLGVIGVSKGAEVTLAMAAFLEQVVAAVWINGTGFLNGTPLRYKGVHIPHIPYCPERLLITEMGVLDNYHVFKDPRDPAHAAAAIPVEKAQGEVLFVVGEADRNFNSKLFAEMAIERMKSHGKKNYTLLSYPGAGHLIEPPGSPLCSISLIRGSPKPVHWGGEPEPHARAQEHSWQEILKFLDRCLGLTSNL comes from the exons ATGATCCAGCTCCGGGTCACCCCTGAGTCATCGCTGGCCGACACGTCGGTTAGGATCCACGTCTCCGGCCTAGCGCCCACCCAGCTGGTGACCCTGCAGTTGTCGCTGACGGACGAGAGGGGCGTGAACTTCCAGGCCCGAGCCTTCTACCGAGCAGACGAGGCTGGGGAGGTGGACGTGGAGCAGGCAGCTGCCACGGGGGGCGACTACGTGGGCATCTGGCCCATGGGCCTCTTCTGGTTCCTCAAGCCGGAGAAGTTTTTCCACAGGCTGGTGAAACGGGATGTGATGAGCCCCTTTTGCTTCCAGCTCGACCTCTTTGACTCCTGCCATCTCCTTCCCTCATCCCAGGTGGTGCCCCTGGCCACTTGCACTGTGGAGAGGTGGTATGTGGGCCCCGGAGTGGAGCGTGTCCCGATCAAGGAGGGCCGGGTCCGGGGGGCCCTATTCCTGCCTCCTG GGCCGGGTCCCTTTCCGGGGGTGATCGACATGTTTGGCGGGGCCGGCGGGCTCATTGAGTTCCGAGCCAGCCTGCTCGCCAGCCGGGGCTACGCCGTGCTGGCACTGGCGTTCTTTGGCTATGATGACCTGCCGCGGGTGCTGGTGGAGATGGACCTGGAGTATTTCGAGGAAGCAGCCAACCTCCTCTTGAAACACCCCAAG GTGAGAGGCCCAGGCCTCGGAGTGATCGGGGTGTCCAAAGGGGCTGAGGTCACGCTGGCCATGGCTGCCTTCTTAGAGCAGGTGGTGGCCGCCGTCTGGATCAATGGCACAGGATTCCTGAACGGCACGCCACTGCGTTACAAAGGGGTCCACATCCCGCACATCCCCTACTGCCCTGAGCGGCTGCTCATCACAGAGATGGGGGTCCTGGACAACTACCACGTCTTCAAGGACCCCCGGGACCCAGCCCACGCAGCTGCTGCCATCCCTGTGGAGAAGGCCCAAGGGGAGGTGCTCTTCGTGGTGGGAGAAGCTGACCGCAATTTTAATAGCAAGCTGTTTGCTGAGATGGCCATAGAGAGGATGAAGAGCCATGGGAAGAAGAACTATACCCTGCTCTCCTACCCTGGGGCTGGGCACCTGATCGAGCCGCCGGGGTCCCCACTGTGCAGCATCTCGCTGATCCGGGGGAGCCCCAAACCTGTGCACTGGGGGGGTGAGCCAGAGCCCCATGCCAGAGCTCAGGAGCATTCCTGGCAGGAGATCCTGAAATTCCTTGACCGCTGTCTTGGACTCACCAGCAATCTGTAA